CCCGCCGGGTGAGCGTGGCACGAGGTGCAGGTCGCGTTGCCGGGTTGCTTCAGCTTCAGCGAATGCGGGTCGTGGCAATCGCTGCACCGGATCCCCTTGTGGTACATCTTGCTTTGAATGAACGACCCGTAGACGTAGACCTCGTCCAAGATCTCGCCGTTGGCGTGATAGGTCGATTCCTGCAGCAGTTCGGGTTCGTAGAAGTCGCAGAAGCGTTGACCCGGCTGGAAACCGGACTTCAGCACGCGGCGGCGACTGTGGCACGGCGCGCACGCTTCGATCTGCGGAATCGCATCGGCGCCTTTCAAGTCGGCCAATCCCATCCCGTGATGGCGATCCCAAAACAGCGACTTGCTTTGCGCCAGTTCGACGTGCAGGCTGCCCGGTCCGTGACAGGCTTCACAGCTGACATCGATCTCCGACCAGCTCGTGTGATATCTGGCCGTCTTAGGATCAAAGTTCTTCTGCAGGTTGGTCGAATGGCACTCGGCGCACATCGTGTTCCAACGCTGTGCGATGCCGGTCCAGTGGAGATCGTCGTCGGGAGCAAGTTTCTCGTGGACATCTGGCGGTTCTAGGTAGAACCATTTTTTGGCGTGCGTATCCCAGCTGACACGCAGCACTTGCAGCCGACCGACCTCGTTTTCGGACATCTCCGCCGTGCGATCGAATTCGACCATGTACTGCTGCAACGGATCGACGCCGAAGACGTACTTGATCTCGAAATCGGCCATCTCGCCATCGGGACCCTCGGTATGGATCATGAACCGATCGCCGTCGCGGAACATCCGGCTGGTGATCCCGTGATGGGTAAATTCGACGCCGCTAAAGTCACCGATCACCGACTCGTCAGTCGCCAGATCCATCGCCAAATCGTGATGCGATCCGGCAAACAATTCGGCTTCTTTTTGATGGCACTGGATACAGGCGTCGCGGCCGGTAAAGCTGGCTTTGGCATCGATCGGCATCGCCGACCAATAATCGGCAAAGACGCCACCGGCGATCGCGATGAAGAAGGCCGCGAGACCCAGCATCCAGCGGCGTTTGCCGGAAAGGAAGGGGCGGGAACCGCTGGTAGATGAAGGGTCGATGCGATTCACTCGGGGGGCACTCGAAATGGGGGCAGTCGATGAACAGGCACCAACCGGAATTTGCGAAGGATCACTGCGGTTGGGATCTCAAGTCTAGCCGCAAAATGGGGTGGTGACCAAGTCGGTGCCAAAGCGTAGGGGATATTCAGGTCGTTTTGGGCAGACCGACACCCTTAGCGGTAAGAACGTGGGCTCGATTCTCTCTGTTCGTTGACAGTTCAGATGCTTGCAATTTAGAATCTTGCCTTCACCCCCTCTCAATCCTACCGTTTCGACGCTCAGAGAATACGCATGTCAGAATCCGCCGGTGGCAACCTCGATCACGTGTTAACCGAATCTCGGCTGTTTCCGCCTCCCGCGGAATTCACCGATCAGGCTGTAATCAAATCTCAAGCCCAATACGAAGCGCTCTACGAAGCCGCCAAGAACGACCCCGAAGGTTTTTGGGGTGCCGAAGCGAAAGAGCACCTGCATTGGTTCGAACCGTTCACCAAGGTCCTGAACTGGAACAGCCCCAACGTCGAGTGGTTCGTCGGTGGCAAGACCAACGCCTGCTACAACTGCGTCGATCGTCATGTCGCGGCCGGTCGCGGCGACAAAGCTGCTTTGATCTGGGAAGGGGAACCTGGCGATACCCGCACATTGACCTTTGCCGATCTGCAAAAGGAAGTCTCCAAATTCGCCGCTGGTCTGCAATCGATCGGTGTCCAACAGGGCGACGTCGTCAGCATCTATATGCCGATGACGCCCGAGTTGGTGATCGCGATGCTTGGTTGCGCCCGGATCGGTGCTGTTCACTCGGTCGTCTTCGCCGGCTTTAGCGCCGAAGCGATCGCCGATCGTAACAACGACGCGAAAGCCAAAGTCGTCCTGACCGCCAACGGACTCTATCGCCGCGGCAAAGTGCTGCCACTGAAGGAGACTGTCGACGAAGCGTTGGCAAAATCGCCGACGATCGAAAAGTGTGTCGTCCTGCAACGGATCGAAGACCAAGAGACACCGATGGTCGAGGGACGGGACATTTGGTGGCATGACCTCGTTGCCGACCAACCCGAAGATTTTCCTGCGGTTCCGTTGGACAGCGAAGCGTCGTTGTTCATCCTCTACACCAGCGGCAGCACCGGCAAACCGAAGGGTATCCGGCATACAACCGCTGGCTACAACCTGTGGGCGAAACGGACCTTCGAATGGGTCTTCGACCACCGCGACAACGATGTCTATTGGTGCACCGCCGACTGCGGTTGGATCACCGGGCACAGCTACCTCGTCTACGGCCCGTTGGCTGCTGGCGCGACGTGCATGATGTACGAAGGAGCCCCCAACCATCCCGCCGAGGATCGATTCTGGGATCTGATCGAGAAGTATAAAGTTACGATTCTTTACACCGCACCGACGGCGATCCGCGCGTTTATCAAGTGGGGCGATGATCACGTCGACAAGCACGACCTCAGCAGCTTGCGGCTGCTCGGTTCAGTCGGCGAAGGAATCAATCCCGAAGCGTGGATGTGGTACCACGAGAAGATTGGCGGCAAGCGTTGCCCGATCGTCGACACGTGGTGGCAGACCGAAACCGGCGGAATCATGATGAGTCCACTGCCGGGCGTTACCGCAACGAAACCGGGCAGTTGCACGCGGCCGTTGCCAGGCGTGGTGCCAGTTGTCGTCGACGAAGCGGGAACCGAACTGGATGTCGATCAAGGCGGCATGTTGTGCATCGCTCAACCTTGGCCGGGAATGTTGCGCGGCATCTGGGGCGACGAGGAACGGTATGTCGAACAGTACTGGAGTAAATTCCC
Above is a genomic segment from Rosistilla ulvae containing:
- the acs gene encoding acetate--CoA ligase, with the protein product MSESAGGNLDHVLTESRLFPPPAEFTDQAVIKSQAQYEALYEAAKNDPEGFWGAEAKEHLHWFEPFTKVLNWNSPNVEWFVGGKTNACYNCVDRHVAAGRGDKAALIWEGEPGDTRTLTFADLQKEVSKFAAGLQSIGVQQGDVVSIYMPMTPELVIAMLGCARIGAVHSVVFAGFSAEAIADRNNDAKAKVVLTANGLYRRGKVLPLKETVDEALAKSPTIEKCVVLQRIEDQETPMVEGRDIWWHDLVADQPEDFPAVPLDSEASLFILYTSGSTGKPKGIRHTTAGYNLWAKRTFEWVFDHRDNDVYWCTADCGWITGHSYLVYGPLAAGATCMMYEGAPNHPAEDRFWDLIEKYKVTILYTAPTAIRAFIKWGDDHVDKHDLSSLRLLGSVGEGINPEAWMWYHEKIGGKRCPIVDTWWQTETGGIMMSPLPGVTATKPGSCTRPLPGVVPVVVDEAGTELDVDQGGMLCIAQPWPGMLRGIWGDEERYVEQYWSKFPDKYLTGDNARRDPDGYYWIMGRIDDVINVSGHRLSTIEVESALVSHPAVAEAAVVGRPDEIKGQGIAAFVTLKSGEPTDELRKELRLHVRKEIGALAQPDEIRFAAAVPKTRSGKIMRRLLRDIAAGKETAGDTSTLEDYAVIAKLRENDES